The genomic DNA TATATTGTTCTTCTCCAAACTATCCCTAAATTTATAAATAAATGCTTTATCTGGCTTTTCATATTCTCTTTCTTCAACTTTATTTATTGGAATTAAATTTACATGACATAGCATACCTTTTAGGAGCTTAGCTAATGCCTTTGCTTCTTTTTCTGAGTCATTTACCCCTTTTATAAGAGAATATTCAAATGTAACCCTTCTATTTGTCTTTTTTATATAATATCTACATGCATTCAATATTTCTTCAATAGAATAAGCATTTGCTACAGGCATAATTTTTCTTCGTTCTTCATCATATGGTGAATGAAGTGATAAAGCTAAATTTATAGCTATTTCTAAGTCTGCCAACTCATACATTTTAGGTACTATTCCACAAGTTGAAAGAGTTATATGTCTATACCCTATATTAAGACCATTTTTTTCGTTAATTATTTTTAAAAATTGTTTTGTATTTTCAAAGTTATCAAGTGGCTCACCACTCCCCATCAATACAAGATTTGATACCCTCTTACCAGTATCTTCTTGAATTTTAATAACTTGGTCTAAAATTTCCCATGGCTCTAAGTTTCTAATTAATCCATCCATTGTAGATGCACAAAAATTACATCCCATCCTACAACCTACTTGGTTAGAAACACAGACAGTAACTCTACTATCATAATCCATCATCACAGTTTCTATTATATTTCCATCATCTAATAAAAACAAATATTTTTTTGTATTATCTACCTTAGATTCTAACTTTAATTCTATATCTATATGCCCTATACATGAAACCTCTTCTAATTTATTTCTCAAACTTTTTGGTATATTGTTCATATCATCAAAAGTTTTTGCACCCTTATATATCCAAGAGAATATTTGACTTCCTCTAAAGGGCTTTTCATCTATAGTTTTCATAAATTCTTTAAGTTCATCTTCAGTAAAATTTTTTAATACTATCTTTTTCTTTTCCATTCTCTCACTACCTTATTCTCTTTAATTTTGCTATGAAAAAACCATCTATACCATGAATATTAGGATATATCTTTAAATATCCTTTATCTTGATTGTCTAAGTCTACATTTACTGTATCAATTGGAACAAATTCAAAGTTGTGATTTTCTTCAACAAAAGAAGTAACTATATTTATATTCTCCACACCTTGAATTGTACATGTACTATATACTAAAGTTCCACCAACTTTGACATATTTAGATGCATTTTCTAAAATTTTCTTTTGTATAGAAGTGATGTCCTTTAACTCTTCTTCTTTCTTATACTTAATTTCTGGTTTACGTCTTATTATACCAAAACCAGAGCAAGGAACATCTGCTAAAACATAATCAAATTTACTTATACTATTTTCATCAATCTCAGAAGCATCAAATCTTTCTACAAACACATTTTTAAGCCCCAATCTATTTACAGTAGAGTTTATAAGCTTTAGTTTATGCTCAAAAATATCTCTAGCTACTACTTGACCAGTATTGTTCATTAAAGTAGCTAAGTGAGTAGATTTCCCTCCAGGAGCACTACATACATCCAAAATAAATGAACCTTCTTTTGGATTAATTACTTTCCCTACTATCATAGAACTTATATCTTGAATTGTAAATAAACCAGCCTTAAATAATTCATTTTTTTCTATATTTTTCATTTTTTCGACTTTAATAGCTTCTTCTACCATAGGAACTTTTAAACATACAATACCCATTTCACTTAATTTTTCAATAAGCTCTTCTCTACTTATTTTAAGTGTATTCGTTCTTATATAGATACTAGGCTTTTCATTATTTGCTTCCAACAAATCTTCAGCAAATTCTTGTCCAAATTTATCTATCCAGTTTTTTATAATCCAAGAGTTATAGGAATACTTTATAGATAAGTATTTTACACTATCTTCCTCAGTTATGTCCATTATAGTCTCTTTAGCTCTTATTTCATTTCTAAGAATAGCATTTATGAAACCAGAAGATTTTTTATCATATTTCTTAGATAATTTTACAGTTTCATTAACTGCTGCATAATCTGATATACTATCTAAAAATAAAATCTGATATGTTCCCATTCTTAAAAAGATTTTAACATAAGTTGACATTTTTTTTACCTTTATTTTTGAAAGTTTATTGATTATATAATCTAAATAATATTTATTTTCTATTACTCCATAAATTAACTCTGTTGCAAGTCCTCTATCCATATCACTTATTTCTAAATTTTTAAAATGCTTATTTATTGCAATATTTGAATAATTGTCATTTTTTTCTATATCACATAATACTTTAAATCCAACTTCTCTTGCATCCATATAAATTTCTCCCTTTTATTAAACATAAAAAAGGGTTGTTTCTAAACAACCCACTTTACTTTTAGTCATTTCTTCTTTGAGCTATTAGTAACAATCTAAGTAATTGAAGTATTGAAACCAATGCTGCTGCAACATATGTTAAAGCTGCTGCTGAAAGTACTCTTCTACTTTGTCTTGACTCACTTTCATCTATAATACCTAAATTCCCAAGTTGAACGATTGCTCTACTTGAAGCATTAAATTCTACAGGCAATGTTATTATTTGGAATAACACTGAAGCCGAAAACAATAGTATACCAATTTTTAAAAATGGACCAGCCATAATAAATCCTAAAAATATTAAAAACCAAGATATACTTGAAGCAAAATTCACTACTGGTACTAAACTACTTCTTATTTGAAGAGGTGCATAACCTTTAGCATGTTGTATGGCATGACCACACTCATGTGCAGCTACTGCAACAGAAGTTATAGATGTTCCATAATATACATCTTCTGACAACCTTACAGCCTTTCTTCTTGGGTCATAATGGTCACTTAGATGCCCTCTAACCATTTCTATCTTTACATCATACAAACCATTTGAATCAAGTACTCTTCTTGCTGTTTGCTCTCCAGTATATCCTCGACGTGTATTTACTCTTAAATACTTATTTGTTGTTGAACTCACTTTAAATTGTGCATATATAGTAAGTAATATAGCTGGAATTAATACAACCATTGTTGGGTCAAATCCCCAAAAACCGCCATATACAGGGTACATAAATAACACTCTCCTAAAATATATTTTTATTATACATCCTCTTAATATTCACTTAACTTAAAAACAGTTTAATTACAAACTAATATATTTTTTCCTGTTAAAAAGCCTATAGCTTTTTCAATATCCATCATGTCTACATTAGTATTTACACAAGGTCCATTAGGTCTTTTGTTAAATACACCTAAAACAGGAATTTTTTTAATATCTTGTATTCCAGATGTCAAATCTCTTTCACATGCAACAGCTACAACAGCTTTAGGTTTAGTGTCCATTATAATTTTTCTAGCTAGGGTTCCTCCTGTAGCTACAAATATTTTTACATTAGTTTTTTCCTTTAGCTTAATTAATTCTCCTATGTTGCATCTTCCACATTCTTTACAATTATCTATATCATTAGTAACTTTTAATTTACAACTATTCTCTTGAATACAATGAGGTATTAAAATTATTATATCCTCTGGATTAAAATTATATTTATTACTGTATATATATTCATTATTTAACTTTATATATATTCTTCTAATATCACTTTTTGACATACCAAATGATGATGCAATGAAAGATATAATAGGAAATAATCCACTGACAATATTAAAATTTATTTTCATTATATTTGAGTTAACATACTTTCCTTTAATTACTCTATAAGTAACTGCTGTTGAACATAGTATTATAAGTATTAGTGATATTATTATAATATTTATCATCAAGGAGAATATTTGAGTTAAACTTATTATAAAAAAATTAACAACTCCTATCAAAATTCCTAATATTAAAATCAAAATCCCAACACTTGTTAAATACTTCTTTATATCTGTCATACTTTTCACCTAACCCAATACTAAACCAGTTTCTATAGTATTCCCTTTTATATATTCACCAACCAACATTCTCTTTTTATTCGGCATCTGAATTTCTTCAATTAAAAGTACATTATCTATAGTACTTACTTTTATCCCATCTTTGCTTACATCAATTATTGTACCTACATCTTTTGTGCTTTTTTCATCTAACACTTTAGTTTTCCAAACTTTCATTATGACATCATTATAGGTAGTATAAGCACTTGGCCATGGATTTACTCCTCTAACTAAATTGTGTATTTCTCTGGCACTTTTTGAAAAATCTATGTTACCTAATGATTTATTCATTATTGGCGCATAGGAAAATTCTTCATGATTTTGTACTTCTCTTGGAGCATTTCCTTCTTCAATTAATCTTAATGTTTCTTTTAAAGTTTCTGCTCCTATATTCATCATTTTATCATGAAGTTCTCCTGCTGTTATATTTTCATCAAGATTTACTTCTGTCTTTAGTATCATATCTCCAGTATCTAATCCTTCATCCATATACATAGTTGTAACACCAGTCTTTTCTTCACCATTTATTATTACCCAATTTATAGGTGCCGCACCTCTATATTTTGGAAGTAAAGAAACATGAACATTTATACATCCAAGTTTAGGAATCTCTAATATTTCTTTTGGAAGTATCTGTCCAAAAGCTACAACTACTATTACATCTGGATTTAAAGATTTAATTTTATCTATAAATTCTTTATCTCTAGCCTTTACTGGTTGATATACAGGTATATTATTTTCAATTGCCAGTTCTTTTACTGGGCTCATACCTAGTTTTTTACCTCTTCCTTTTGGTTTATCTGGTTGAGTTACAACACCCAATATTTCATACTTCTCATCTATTATTTTTTGTAAACATGGAACTGCTATATCAGGAGTTCCCATAAATACTATTTTCATCAAATCAACTCCTACTACTTTTCTATTTTGTCAACAAATAAAATTCCATCTAAGTGGTCTATCTCATGACAAAATGCTCTAGCTAAAAGCTCTTCTCCCTCTAACTCTATTGTTTCACCATTTCTATTTAAAGCTCTGACCTTTACATAATTTGGTCTTCTAACATTTCCCGCTTCTCCAACAACACTTAAACATCCTTCCTCATCTATTTGCTCCCCAGATGTTTCTATTATTTCAGGATTTATAAGTTCTATAAGATCTTCTCCAATATCTATTACTACTACTCTTTTTAATATTCCAACTTGAGGTGCAGCCAGTCCAACACCATCTGCATCATACATAGTTTCTGCCATATCATCTAATAATTGTATTATCTTTTCATCAATTTTTTCAACCTTTTTTGATTTTTTTCTTAATACTGGTTCTCCTATTTGAACTATTTGTCTTAAAGCCATTATAATTCCTCCTAAATTTATAATACACTGTTTGGATTAATATCTATAGATACATTGATATTCTTATCAAATATCAAATCTCGTTTTGTTATACATATATATTTTATTATACCCTTTAAGAGATTAATTTCAATATTTTCATCTTTAAAGAGTATTTGCCATCTATAATTTTGATTTATTTTTGATATTGAACATGGATTTGGACCTAATATAAATCCTAAATCATTTATACCCCTTTTTTCTAATAAATAAATCAATGATGCATGCATATTTTTTATATTTTTTATCACTAATCTTTCATCTTCACCACTAACAACTACACTTAACATATTATTAAAAGGAGAATATCCAAATGCTTTTCTTATTTTTATCTCATCTTCATAAAAACCCTCATAATCATATTCAATAGCATGCTTAATAGCATAGTGTTCAGTGTCATAAGTCTGAAGTACTACTTTTCCCTCTTTATCAGCTCTCCCTGCTCTTCCAGAGACTTGAGTTATCAATTGAAATGTAGTTTCAAAACTTTTAAAGTCTGGAAAATTTAATATCATGTCTGCAGACAAAATACCTACTAAAGTTACATTCTCAAAATCCAGCCCTTTACTTAACATCTGTGTTCCAATAAGTACATCTGCTTCTTTATCTTTAAATTTATTTAATATCTCATCTAAAGCACCTTTTTTTGAAGTTGTATCTTTATCCATTCTCAAAGTTTTTATATCTGGAAAAATATATTTTAATTCCTCTTCAATTTTTTGAGTTCCAACTCCAAATGGCTTAACATAAGTACTTTTACATTCAGGACACTCTTTTGGAATTTCTTTCTCATATCCACAATAGTGGCATCTTCCAGTATTACTTTTCTTATGATAAGTTAAAGATATATCACAATTTTCACATTGAAACACATATCCACACTTTCTACAAGATACAAAATTTGCATAACCTCTTCTGTTTAAAAATAGTATTACTTGATTATTTTCTTCAATCGCATAACGTATTTCTTTTTGTAATTTCAAACTAAATATACTTCTATTTCCTTTATCTAACTCATCTTTCATGTCTACCACTTCAATGTTTGGAAGAGGCTTATCATTTGCTCTACTTTTTATATTTATAAGTTTGTATTCTCCAGATTTTGCCCTATAATACTCTTCAATTGAGGGCGTTGCTGAACCTAAAATAAGAGTTATATTATTTTTTAATGCCATAAATCTAGCAACTTCTATAGCATTAAATTTTGGATTCTTCTCAGACTTATATGATGACTCATGACATTCATCAATTATTATTAAGCCTAAGGAATTAAAAGGTGCAAATAAAGCTGACCTAGCTCCAATTAACACTCTTACTTTACCTGCTTTGACAGCTTTGTAAACATCATGTTTTTCTCCTTCAGATAGTTTACTGTGGAACACTCCAACTAAATCTCCAAACCTACTCTTTAGCCTATCTATTGTTTGAGGAGTTAATGCTATCTCAGGTACTAAGAATATACTGTCTAAGCCTTGATTTAGAGCAAATTCTATTATTTCCATGTAAACTTCAGTTTTTCCACTTCCAGTTACTCCATGAATTAAGTATGGTTTTTTATCATCTACAAACATATTCGACTTTATCTCATCAACTGCTTCTTGTTGCTCATTGTTTAATTTTATACTTTTTAGTACGGATTTGTAAATACTTTTTGGCTCTCTATAATAATCCTTAAATTCTAGGGTTATTAGCTTTTTCTTACTTAGAGAATTTATACTTTGTTTTGAAGCATTTAATAAATCCAATAAATCATTTATCTCTACATTTTCATTATTTTTAAGAAAACTTAATATCTCTTTTTGTTTACTTCCCACATTTATTTTATTTTGCTCTATATAATCGTCAATCTTATCACTTTCTAAACTCAAAGATATATAACATACTTTCTTTTCATTTTTGTGATTTTTATATTCCCAACATAATTTTATAATTCCATTTTTATTCATTGTGTACAAAGAACTATTTAAGTTTGGTATATATTTTAACTTATCAACCTTAATTTTACCTTTACTATCAATCACTTTCTCTACTATTTCTCTATTTTTATCACTTAAAGTTGATATTTTTTCCTTCAATTCAATATCATTTAATCCACTTAAACTTTCACCTAATAGGACTACTTTATAATTATTTAATTTGTATCCCTTTGGATATATCAAATTTATACATTCTATATAAGTACACAAATATCTATTTTTCATCCAATAAACCAACTCTAAATCTTCTTTTCTAAATATTGGATTTTCATCTAATATATCAATAATTTCTTTTATTTTTATTTTTTCATCTAAGCTATCTGTAAATTGAAATACAAAGGCTTCTGTTGGTTTATTACCTTTTCCAAATGGTACTAATATTCTGTGCCCGATTTTTATTACATCAGATAAAAATACAGGAATTTGATATGTAAATAAATTATCTGTATATATAGTATTACTTCTAACTATTACCTTTGCATATTTTTTCATTATAAAACCTCTACTTAAATTTAATATATTGTTCATATTTTAATATACTTTACAAGATATTAAAATTTCAGAATTTATAAACAATTTCAAGTTATTAATATTAACTTTATTTTAATAATTAACTATTAATTATATTTTATACTTTATGACAAAATAAATGCTGAAAACTACAATTTAACTGACATTTGCGAGTTTTTACTCGCTAAAATTAAATTGCAGCTTTCAGCCACTTTAGCTGTGATAAAATACACAAATATCATATTTAAAAAAGGTCTTATTTCTCAAGCAACGCTTTAACTTTATCTAAAATAACATTGGCTACTTCTTCTTTTTTCATCTTAGGATACTCAGTAATATTTCCCTCTACATCTATTATTTTTACAATATTAGTATCAGCTCTAAAACCAGCACCTTCTTTAGTTAAATCATTTGCCACAATAAAATCTAAATTTTTCTTTTTTATTTTTCCTTTGGCATGTTCTATAAGGTCATTAGTTTCAGCTGCAAATCCAATTAGTATCTTATCTTCTTTTATTTTTCCTATTTCATAAGCAATGTCATAATTTCTACTTAGTTCTATTGATAAATCATCATTCTTCTTTTTAATTTTTTTGTCAGAATAAGTTTTTGGTTTATAATCTGCAACTGCTGCACTTTGAATTACTATTTTATTTTCACTTAAATTTGATACTACTGCTTCATACAAATCTTGTGCTGACTCTATTTGAACAAATTTTTTAAGATTTTGTGGAATAGAAAGATTTGTAGGACCTGATATTAATGTTACATCAGCACCTCTAGCTATAGCTTCTCTTGCTATAGAATATCCCATTTTACCAGAAGACCTATTAGTTAAATATCTTACTGGGTCTATACTCTCTACAGTTGGACCAGCTGTAACTATCATACTTTGACCTTTTAAATCTTGCTCTTTAGTAAGATTAGTCAAAACTTCCTCTACTATTATATCTGGATTAGCTAGTTTACCTGTTCCAATATCTCCACATGCAAGCCTTCCACTTTCCGGTTCAATAAATTTATATCCAAAGCTCTTTAAAGTTTGTATATTTTTTTGAACAATTGGATTTTCATACATATTAGTATTCATAGCTGGTGCTATAAGAACCTGTGCTTTTGTTGCCATAACAGTAGTTGTCAACATATCGTCAGCTATACCATTTGCAATCTTGCCTATAACATTTGCACTTGCTGGCACTATTAAGAATAAATCTGCTTTTTTTGCTAATGATATATGTTCAACTTCCCAAGTTTTTGGTTCTTCAAACATATCTTCTACTACATAATTTTGACTCAGCGATTGAAATGTAAGTGGTTTAACAAATTCTGTTGCTGATTTTGTCATTATAACATGGATATTTGCATTTAGTTTTTTTAACTTACTTACAACATCACAAGCCTTATATGCAGCTATACCGCCACTTATGCCAATTACAACAGTTTTATCTTTTAGCATGACCTTACTCCTCTTCTGAAATTTGTTGGTGTTGCTCAGCATGATGTCTAGCTTCTTCTATCTCTATTTCCTCTTCTGTCAATAATCTATATGTTATTTTTCCACTTGCAACTTCTTTAGTTGCTACACATACAGGCTTTTCCTTAGTTTTATTTGAAACATATGGTTCTTCTCCATCAATTAATTTTCTTGCTCTCTTTGAAACAGTCCCTACTAAATAGTATCTGTTGTCTATTTTTTCTAGTACCTCATTGATAGATGGTTTTAACATAATTATAATTCCTCCTTAAATTTCTCTATTATAATATTTTTATATCTGCTAACTTTATTCTTTTCAGATGATATTATACCTTCTATTTCTTTAGCAGATGTTTTTACATCTTCATTAAATATAAAATAATCATAATCCTTAATCATTTTAATTTCTTCATATGCACAGCTAAATCTCTTCTCTATTTCAGCTTCTGTTTCTGTACCTCTTCCAACAATTCTATTTTTTAATTCTTCAAGTGATGGTGGTAGTACAAATATAAATACTCCCTCTGGGCAAACTTCTTTTATTTGTTTTGCTCCTTGCATTTCAATCTCCAGTAATACATCTTGTCCTTTTTCTAAACATTCCATTATTGCCGCTTTTGGAGTTCCATAAAAATTATCATAAATTTGAGCATACTCCAAAAACTCACCTTTTTCTATCATCTCTTCAAACTTTTCCTTACTTATGAAGAAATAATTTACTCCATCAACTTCTCCAGTTCTGGGTTTTCTTGTAGTAGCTGATACAGAAAGTTTTATTGTATCATTTTCTTTAAGTAGTTCTTTGCAAATAGTACCTTTTCCTGCACCTGATGGTCCTGATACAACTAGCAATAATCCTTTTTTCACAAACATTTAAGCATTCCCCTTCTAATATTGTATTCTTATTCTATATTTTGTATTTGTTCTCTTATTTTTTCCAATTCGCTTTTTACTTCTACTACTAAATTAGTTATATTTATATCAGATGACTTCGAACCTATAGTGTTAGTTTCTCTATTCATCTCTTGTATTAAGAAATCTATTTTTCTACCTATAGAGTCGTCTTTAAATATAGTATTTTTAAGTTGCCCTATATGACTTTTAAATCTAACTATTTCTTCTGTTATACTGCTTTTATCTGCATATATTGCAACTTCTTGTGCTAATCTATTCTCATCTATTATACTTGGGTCATCCAGTAATTCACTTATTCTCAAATTCAATTTTTCTCTATAATCTTCTACAACACTACTTGAGTATTTTTCAATCTCTTCTATATGATTTTTTAATAAATCACATCTCATGGCAATATCTTCAGCTAATTTTTTACCTTCTTCACTTCTCATTTCTCTTAATTTGATTAATGCATCTTCAACTGCTTGATTCAACATTGACCACAATAAATCTTCATCTTCTTCCTTTTCTTCTATTTTCACAATATCAGGAAACTTTGCAACATTCATAACGCTAATATCATCTATAATATCAAATTTATTTTTTATTTCTTTTAGTATGTCTATATACTGAGATGCTAATCCCTCATCAAAATTTAAGTTTACATCTTCTTTGCCTAATAAGTCAAACTTTATGTATAAATCTACTCTTCCTCTTTTTACATAATTTTTTACTAAATTTCTAACTTTATCCTCTAAAAATGAAATTTTTCTTGGAAGACGTATGTTTATATCTGAATACTTATGATTTATCGTTTTACACTCTACTAAAAAGTAATAATTATCATCCTTGTATTCTCCTCTTCCAAAACCAGTCATACTTATAGCCATTAATTAAACCTCCAAAATACCTTCACATATTTTTACTGCTGGACCTGTCATATAAGAGAAATCTCCTACATCTATTTTAACTGTTCCACCTTGAGACGTTACATTTACACTACTTTCTACCATATTAAGTAAATTGCACACTATTGCTGATGCAGTCATACCAGTACCACAACCTAAAGTATATCCACAACCTCTTTCCCAAGTATAAACATGTATATTATACTTATCTTCTACCTTTACAAAATTTACATTCGTTTTTTCAGGAAATATTTTATTATTTTCAATCTCTTTTCCATATTTACAAACATCATCTACATCTAATTCATCTACTATAACTACTGTATGAGGAACCCCCATCAACATAGAAGTAACTTTAAGCTCCCTATCTAAAACCTTTATACTTTCTTGCACAAAACGTTCTTTATTTGTAAGTACAGGAACGTCCTTAGCTATAAAACTTCCTTTTCCCATATTGACTCTTATAGAGTTTATTTCTCTATTGGTAAGATTTATTTTTATATCTTTTATACCATCTAATGTATCTACTGTAAAACTTTCTTTTTTAACTATACAATTATCATAAACAAATTTACAAAAACATCTAAGGCCATTTCCACACATAGCTGCTCTTGAACCATCAGAATTATAATATACCATTTCTACATCTGCAACTTTTGAATCTTTCACAACTAACAATCCATCCGCTCCTACAGAAAATCTTCTATGGCATACTTTTTTTGCTAAAGCAGTATAATCAGATGGATTTATCTGGTCGAATCTTCCATCTATTGCTATAAAATCATTTCCTATTCCATGTAGTTTCCAAAATTTCATAAGTATCGCTCCTTCGTAAATTAACGCTTAAACTATTATAACATAAAAAAATTCCCATAAACTTATAATTTATGGGAAAAGTTTTGTAATGACAACTATAATTTGAGGATGTGAGGGAGAGTTGCCATTACAATTAGGGTAATTATATTATGTTTTTAAGCTAGTTCTTTCTATGTTTATATATTAATATTTCTATATGAATTTTATGTATGTTTTATTTAAACTGTCTATGAATTTTTTAATTAAACATCTGGTAACTAGCTATAATCCTTCTAGTAGATATCTATTAACATACACCTATTAATTCTTTAAGTGTTTTTAAAACATAGTCTAAATCTTCCTTAGTAATATCTACATGAGTTACAAATCTATATTCACCATTTTCCATTTTATTAATTTTTATATTTCTTTCAAAAAATTCTTTTATTAAAACATCCTCTTTTATAATATCTTCACTCATCTTAAAAAATACCATACTTATATCTGGATTAACATTGTTTACTTCAATGCCATCAATTTTATTTAATTCACAAGCTAAATATTTTGCATTTTCATGGTCTTCATTCAATCTTAAAGTCATTTTTTCAATGGCAATTATACCAGCTGCTGCAACTATACCTACTTGTCTCATTCCCCCACCCATAACTTTTTGCTTTCTTCTAGCTTTTGCTATAAATTCTTTACTTCCAGCAAGTATAGAACCCATTGGTGCAGCTAAACCTTTTGACACACAGAACATAACACTATCACAACACTTTGCTATTTCTTTAGCTTCTACACCCAAAGTTAATGCTGCGTTAAATAATCTTGCTCCATCTAAATGTACTGGTAAGTTATGTTTCTCAGCTATTTTTTTAATTTCTCTTAAATTATCAAGACTCACAACTGTTCCACCTGAATATGCATTTTCTACACATATAAGCCCTGTCTGTGGTTCATGTATGTCATCTCTTCTAATTGCCTTTTCAACAAGTTCAGGATTTAGAGCTCCACTTTCGTCTTCATCTATAGTTCTAAGCTGAACTCCAGCTATTACAGCAGGTGCCCCAACCTCATGAGTCACAATGTGATAACCTTTACCAATAATTATTTCTTGCCCTCTTAGGCAATGAGTAAATAGAGCTAATTGATTCCCAAAAGTTCCACTTGGAAGGAAAATAGCATCTTCTTTTCCAACTTTAGCTGCTGCTAATTCTTCAAGTTTATTTACAGTAGGGTCATCTCTAAAGATTGAATCTCCAACAGGAGCCTTTGCCATAGCTTCTCTCATTTCGTCAGTAGGCATAGTAACAGTATCACTTCTTAAATCGATAAATCTCATTTTTTCAACCTTCTTTCATATTTATATACTATAGAACCTTAAAATTGATTTTTTCTGTAAAGTTCATATACTTTCATAGCTTATACTCTACACAATAATTATACTATATTTACTTTATATTTAATCTACTTTAAATTATTAATTTTAAAAATAAAGTTTCCTCTCTAATAAATATAAATAATTATACAATTTAAATATTAATCTCTATTGTTTAAATTCCCCCTAGTCACAAAGCGTATATTATGTGTATAATTAATTTACTGACTCATTTTGGTCAAAGAAAGGGGTGCTATAAATGGCATTAGATGGATTAGTTATACATTCAATAGTCGATGAATTATCATCAAAACTTACAGGTGGAAAAATAGATAAGATACATCAACCTGAAGATGATGAGGTAATTTTTAATATAAGAAATAATAAAGAAAATTTTAGATTGGTTTTAAGTGCAAGTGCCTCAAATCCTAGAGTTTATCTTACAAGTAATTATCAAAAAGAAAACCCTCTAAAAGCGCCTATGTTTTGTATGTTACTTAGAAAATACATACAAGGTGGAAATATAGTAGAAATTTCTCAAATAGGTTTTGAAAGAATAATAAAAATAAGCGTTGAATCTTTAGATGAATTAAAAGAAAAGACAGTTAAAAA from Clostridioides difficile ATCC 9689 = DSM 1296 includes the following:
- the dapF gene encoding diaminopimelate epimerase, with the protein product MKFWKLHGIGNDFIAIDGRFDQINPSDYTALAKKVCHRRFSVGADGLLVVKDSKVADVEMVYYNSDGSRAAMCGNGLRCFCKFVYDNCIVKKESFTVDTLDGIKDIKINLTNREINSIRVNMGKGSFIAKDVPVLTNKERFVQESIKVLDRELKVTSMLMGVPHTVVIVDELDVDDVCKYGKEIENNKIFPEKTNVNFVKVEDKYNIHVYTWERGCGYTLGCGTGMTASAIVCNLLNMVESSVNVTSQGGTVKIDVGDFSYMTGPAVKICEGILEV
- the ltaE gene encoding low-specificity L-threonine aldolase; translated protein: MRFIDLRSDTVTMPTDEMREAMAKAPVGDSIFRDDPTVNKLEELAAAKVGKEDAIFLPSGTFGNQLALFTHCLRGQEIIIGKGYHIVTHEVGAPAVIAGVQLRTIDEDESGALNPELVEKAIRRDDIHEPQTGLICVENAYSGGTVVSLDNLREIKKIAEKHNLPVHLDGARLFNAALTLGVEAKEIAKCCDSVMFCVSKGLAAPMGSILAGSKEFIAKARRKQKVMGGGMRQVGIVAAAGIIAIEKMTLRLNEDHENAKYLACELNKIDGIEVNNVNPDISMVFFKMSEDIIKEDVLIKEFFERNIKINKMENGEYRFVTHVDITKEDLDYVLKTLKELIGVC